A window of Metabacillus sp. B2-18 contains these coding sequences:
- a CDS encoding DUF1002 domain-containing protein produces the protein MKKYVLSFVAFLMIAFPSLSYADAVVGDMIITLGENLTEQQKQTILNEMNATKEDQVITVSNEEEHKYLGDYIPKATIGTKAISSTSIVIEEAGSGLEVKTKNINWVTDEMYLNALMTAGVKDASIYVTAPFEVSGTAALTGLIKAYEISSEEAIPEDVKQVANEELVTTAKLGDEVGAENASALMAKIKDEIAKNGVPETDAELRTLIENAANELGITLSEADINSLIELFNKMKDLNIDWNQVGQQLDQAKDKISNFLNSEEGQTFLKQLEDFFVALWNAIISIFTNDEQTT, from the coding sequence TTGAAAAAATATGTTTTAAGTTTCGTTGCTTTTCTAATGATTGCTTTTCCATCACTAAGTTACGCAGATGCTGTAGTTGGTGATATGATTATTACTCTTGGAGAGAATTTAACTGAACAACAAAAACAAACAATATTGAATGAAATGAATGCAACTAAAGAGGATCAGGTTATTACTGTTTCAAATGAGGAAGAACACAAATATTTAGGTGATTATATTCCAAAAGCAACTATTGGAACAAAGGCGATCTCTTCTACCAGTATCGTGATTGAAGAAGCAGGTTCAGGTCTTGAGGTAAAAACGAAAAACATTAATTGGGTTACAGACGAAATGTATTTAAATGCATTAATGACAGCAGGAGTAAAAGATGCTTCTATCTATGTAACGGCTCCATTTGAAGTATCCGGTACTGCAGCTTTAACTGGTTTAATCAAGGCTTACGAAATCTCATCCGAAGAAGCTATTCCAGAAGATGTAAAACAAGTTGCCAATGAAGAGCTTGTCACAACTGCTAAGCTTGGAGATGAGGTTGGAGCAGAAAATGCATCGGCTTTAATGGCAAAAATCAAAGATGAAATTGCTAAAAATGGTGTTCCTGAAACAGATGCAGAGCTACGTACTCTCATTGAAAATGCTGCAAACGAACTTGGAATTACTCTATCTGAAGCAGATATTAATAGTTTAATTGAGCTTTTCAATAAAATGAAGGACCTAAATATTGATTGGAATCAAGTAGGTCAGCAACTTGATCAAGCAAAAGATAAAATTTCTAATTTCCTTAACTCTGAGGAAGGTCAAACCTTTTTAAAACAACTAGAGGACTTTTTCGTTGCTCTATGGAATGCGATTATTTCCATTTTTACGAACGACGAACAAACAACTTAA
- the spoVAE gene encoding stage V sporulation protein AE, which produces MEYLWAFVVGGAICVIGQLLLDFVKLTPAHVMSSFVVTGAILDGFGVYDKFIEFAGAGATVPITSFGHSLLHGAMEQAKEHGFIGIGIGIFELTSAGISAAILFAFIMALIFKPKG; this is translated from the coding sequence ATGGAGTATTTATGGGCATTTGTTGTAGGTGGTGCCATTTGTGTAATTGGACAACTTCTATTAGATTTTGTAAAGCTTACTCCAGCTCATGTAATGAGTTCATTTGTTGTAACAGGTGCAATTCTAGATGGATTTGGGGTTTATGACAAGTTCATTGAATTTGCCGGGGCAGGTGCAACTGTACCGATTACAAGCTTTGGGCATTCACTGCTTCATGGAGCTATGGAACAAGCAAAAGAACATGGTTTTATTGGAATCGGAATCGGAATTTTTGAGTTAACATCTGCAGGTATATCAGCAGCAATTCTATTTGCATTTATTATGGCACTTATCTTTAAACCGAAAGGATAG
- the spoIIAB gene encoding anti-sigma F factor, with the protein MRNEMNLQFSALSQNESFARVTVASFIAQLDPTMDELTEIKTVVSEAVTNAIIHGYDNDPSGIVYISVTLEDGIVQLTIRDEGIGIADIEEARQPLYTTKPELERSGMGFTIMENFMDEITVESSATRGTTVRLTKHLSKSKALCN; encoded by the coding sequence ATGAGAAATGAAATGAACCTTCAATTTTCAGCGCTTAGTCAGAATGAATCATTTGCAAGGGTAACGGTTGCGTCTTTTATTGCTCAACTGGATCCAACAATGGATGAGTTAACCGAGATTAAGACAGTTGTCTCAGAGGCTGTTACTAATGCCATCATTCATGGATATGATAATGATCCAAGTGGGATTGTTTACATTTCTGTTACGTTAGAAGATGGGATTGTTCAATTAACGATCCGTGATGAAGGAATAGGTATTGCTGATATTGAAGAGGCGAGACAACCTCTTTATACAACGAAGCCTGAACTTGAAAGATCAGGAATGGGCTTTACCATTATGGAAAACTTTATGGATGAAATTACAGTCGAATCATCAGCTACAAGAGGAACTACTGTTAGATTGACAAAACACTTATCGAAAAGTAAAGCTTTATGCAATTAA
- a CDS encoding stage V sporulation protein AA, producing the protein MEKTVYIRLRHRIQVHPNDVITIDKIALVVGDKELTEKLNKIVIHKIQLSDKNMVVIDVMHVLREIHKYDRQIDVQAIGATQTIVEIMYQKKKLSPLLFCLVWLLLFIGAGLAIMNFHEDVSMQAVHQRIYKIVTGKENAQPLILQIPYSLGLGLGMVLFFNHLFKKRINEEPSPLEVEIFNYQLDLDQYVAMNENKENINGKNDDSK; encoded by the coding sequence ATGGAAAAGACGGTATACATTAGACTTCGTCACCGCATTCAAGTACATCCTAACGATGTCATCACAATTGATAAAATTGCACTAGTTGTCGGCGATAAGGAGTTGACCGAAAAATTAAATAAAATTGTTATTCACAAAATTCAGCTTAGCGATAAAAATATGGTGGTTATTGATGTTATGCATGTTTTAAGAGAAATACATAAATATGACCGCCAAATAGACGTACAGGCAATTGGAGCTACTCAAACGATAGTAGAAATTATGTACCAAAAAAAGAAGCTTTCTCCGCTTTTATTTTGTCTAGTATGGCTTCTGCTTTTTATTGGAGCAGGTCTTGCAATTATGAACTTTCATGAAGATGTAAGCATGCAAGCTGTTCATCAGCGGATTTATAAAATTGTCACTGGAAAAGAAAATGCACAACCATTAATTTTACAAATTCCTTATTCACTTGGTTTAGGTTTAGGAATGGTTTTGTTTTTTAATCATTTGTTTAAGAAAAGAATTAATGAAGAACCAAGCCCCTTAGAAGTAGAGATCTTTAATTATCAACTGGACCTGGATCAGTATGTTGCCATGAATGAAAATAAAGAGAATATAAACGGAAAAAATGATGATTCTAAATAA
- the spoVAD gene encoding stage V sporulation protein AD: MKLTGKQTWQFENPLFVHSSGTAVGPMEAEGPLGKGFDIKHKELHCGEDNWELAERRLMEQAIEQCLKKGNKTTDDVDLFLAGDLLNQNVTSNYVARHLSLPFLCMFGACSTSMETVALGSALVDGGFASNVIAATSSHNATAERQFRYPTEYGGQKPDTATFTVTGSGAVLISKEVSNIKITAATIGKVADLGIKDPFDMGSAMAPAAADTIAQHLKDLNRTPDDYDLFLTGDLSGVGSPIVKELLKEEGYDVHNKHNDCGLMVYRPDQKVFAGGSGCGCSAVVTYSHIFEELKQGNLDRVFVVATGALLSPTMIQQKESIPTIAHGVVFERADKGVSN; encoded by the coding sequence TTGAAACTAACTGGTAAACAAACTTGGCAATTTGAAAATCCATTATTTGTTCACTCAAGTGGAACAGCTGTTGGTCCAATGGAAGCAGAAGGACCTCTAGGAAAAGGTTTCGATATCAAACATAAGGAACTTCACTGTGGTGAAGATAATTGGGAATTAGCAGAAAGAAGATTAATGGAGCAAGCAATTGAACAATGTCTTAAAAAAGGAAATAAAACGACAGATGATGTTGATTTATTTTTAGCTGGAGATTTACTCAATCAAAATGTAACTTCAAATTATGTTGCAAGACATTTAAGTCTTCCATTTCTATGTATGTTCGGAGCATGTTCAACGTCAATGGAGACCGTTGCTTTAGGTTCTGCTTTAGTTGACGGAGGTTTTGCAAGTAATGTTATTGCTGCAACAAGTAGTCATAATGCAACCGCTGAAAGACAGTTTCGTTATCCAACTGAGTATGGAGGACAAAAACCAGATACAGCTACCTTTACAGTAACCGGATCAGGGGCTGTTTTAATAAGTAAAGAAGTCAGTAATATAAAAATTACTGCAGCGACTATAGGGAAGGTTGCTGATCTGGGAATTAAAGATCCTTTTGATATGGGCTCAGCAATGGCACCGGCAGCTGCAGATACAATTGCTCAGCATTTAAAAGATTTAAACCGTACACCTGATGATTATGATTTATTTCTTACAGGCGATTTATCGGGTGTAGGTAGTCCTATTGTTAAAGAGCTTCTAAAAGAAGAAGGATATGATGTTCATAATAAACATAATGATTGCGGATTAATGGTATATCGACCTGATCAGAAAGTATTTGCTGGTGGAAGTGGGTGTGGTTGCTCAGCTGTAGTCACATACAGTCACATTTTTGAAGAACTTAAACAAGGAAATTTAGATCGTGTATTTGTTGTAGCAACTGGTGCATTATTAAGCCCAACGATGATTCAACAAAAAGAATCAATTCCAACCATAGCACACGGAGTTGTATTCGAAAGAGCTGATAAAGGAGTGAGCAACTAA
- a CDS encoding spore germination protein, translating to MATETKEKKYPISGNLAENEKFFIEHAGLNTSFDIGIRKLQVLDFQVNMYFLNGLCDTKYITEILKKITSISDDEVDHIKFKEILENRIVNQSVSKVKSLDDAVDQLLSGLILFFIEGIDYALAADVRSYPGRQPQEPDTEKIVRGARDGFVENIIVNTGLIRRRIRDERLRYEIMQIGERSKTDVCVAYVKDVANPELVKTIKQELEAIEIDGITMADKTVEEFLVHQGFNPYPLVRYTERADVAANHLLEGHVLILVDTSPSVIITPTTMFHHVQHAEEYRQAPAVGTFLRWVRFLGIVASIFLLPLWFLFVQEPSLLPKEIAFIGPNEQKNIPIVVQIFLADFGIEFLRMAAIHTPTSLSTAMGLIAAALIGQIAIDVGLFVPEVILYVAVAAIGSFATPSYELSLANKIARLVLLIAVAAFQLEGFVIGCTLFVLLLASIRSLNTPYLWPFLPFNAKALWQIIIRTSVPGAKLRPSIVHPQNVKKQPK from the coding sequence GTGGCAACGGAGACTAAGGAAAAGAAATATCCGATATCTGGAAACCTTGCTGAGAATGAAAAGTTTTTTATTGAACATGCAGGTCTTAATACGTCATTTGATATTGGAATACGAAAGCTTCAAGTATTAGATTTTCAAGTGAATATGTATTTTTTAAATGGTCTATGTGATACAAAATACATTACAGAGATATTAAAAAAGATAACATCAATAAGTGATGATGAAGTAGATCACATAAAGTTTAAGGAAATCTTAGAAAATCGAATTGTAAACCAATCAGTTTCTAAGGTTAAATCATTAGATGATGCAGTTGATCAACTTTTATCCGGCCTTATTTTATTTTTTATCGAAGGCATTGACTATGCTCTTGCCGCAGATGTAAGAAGCTATCCCGGAAGACAGCCACAGGAGCCTGATACTGAAAAAATTGTCCGTGGTGCTAGAGATGGATTTGTAGAAAACATCATTGTTAACACGGGATTAATTCGAAGAAGGATAAGGGATGAGCGACTTCGCTATGAAATTATGCAGATTGGGGAACGATCAAAGACAGATGTTTGTGTTGCATATGTAAAGGACGTTGCCAATCCTGAATTAGTCAAGACAATTAAACAGGAACTAGAAGCAATTGAAATTGACGGTATTACCATGGCAGACAAAACAGTAGAAGAGTTTCTGGTACACCAAGGATTTAATCCTTATCCTTTAGTAAGATATACGGAAAGAGCGGATGTTGCCGCAAATCATTTGCTGGAAGGACATGTATTGATTCTTGTTGATACCTCACCGAGTGTCATTATTACTCCTACTACAATGTTTCATCATGTACAGCATGCAGAGGAGTATCGTCAAGCACCAGCTGTTGGTACTTTTCTTAGATGGGTTCGATTTTTAGGAATTGTCGCGTCTATCTTCTTACTGCCACTATGGTTTCTATTTGTACAGGAACCTTCTTTATTACCAAAGGAAATTGCTTTTATAGGTCCCAATGAACAAAAAAATATACCAATTGTTGTTCAAATTTTCCTTGCTGATTTTGGTATAGAGTTTCTAAGAATGGCAGCTATACACACACCAACATCTCTCTCTACAGCTATGGGCTTAATAGCAGCCGCGTTAATTGGACAAATTGCGATAGATGTAGGCTTATTCGTTCCTGAGGTTATTCTGTATGTTGCGGTCGCAGCAATTGGATCCTTTGCAACACCAAGTTATGAGCTTAGTTTAGCAAATAAGATAGCGAGGTTAGTTCTATTAATTGCTGTTGCAGCCTTTCAGTTAGAGGGGTTTGTAATTGGATGTACATTGTTTGTACTTCTTCTAGCAAGTATCCGTTCATTAAACACACCTTACTTATGGCCATTTCTACCATTTAATGCAAAAGCCTTGTGGCAAATCATTATTAGGACATCTGTACCAGGTGCGAAGCTAAGACCAAGCATTGTGCACCCTCAAAATGTAAAAAAACAGCCGAAATAG
- the lysA gene encoding diaminopimelate decarboxylase, translating into MFLHGTSKINDKGHLEIGGVDTIQLANEYGTPLYVYDVALIRERARSFKESFEKMGVKAQVAYASKAFSSVAMFQLIEEEGLSLDVVSGGELYTAVASGFPASRIHLHGNNKSRAELKMALDHGVGCIVVDNFYEIELIEEISKDKAGSKVPVLLRVTPGVEAHTHDYITTGQEDSKFGFGLLNGQVEQAIDSVLKSNSIHLLGIHCHIGSQIFDTAGFVLAAERVFEKIKEWKERFSFTPEVVNLGGGFGIRYTEEDEPLPATFYVEKIVDAVKTQVSAMGISMPEIWIEPGRSLVGDAGTTLYTIGSQKTVPNIRQYVAIDGGMSDNIRPALYQAKYEAVLANRVTEKHDKPVSIAGKCCESGDMLIWDLPLPEVKPDDILAVFCTGAYGYSMANNYNRIPRPAVVFVENGESQLVVKRESFEDLIVNDLPLKSKVTK; encoded by the coding sequence TTGTTCTTACATGGAACTAGTAAGATAAATGATAAGGGACATTTAGAAATAGGCGGAGTAGATACGATTCAGTTAGCTAATGAATATGGTACACCTTTGTACGTGTATGATGTTGCATTAATTAGAGAACGTGCTAGAAGTTTTAAAGAATCTTTTGAAAAAATGGGTGTAAAGGCTCAAGTTGCATATGCGAGTAAAGCTTTTTCATCAGTTGCAATGTTTCAGTTAATTGAAGAAGAAGGTTTGTCGCTAGATGTTGTGTCAGGTGGAGAGTTATATACTGCAGTTGCATCGGGTTTTCCTGCCTCTAGAATTCATCTTCATGGAAACAATAAAAGTCGTGCAGAACTCAAAATGGCACTGGACCATGGAGTCGGCTGTATTGTAGTTGATAATTTCTATGAAATTGAGTTAATTGAAGAAATATCAAAGGATAAAGCAGGTAGTAAAGTACCTGTATTATTACGAGTTACACCTGGTGTAGAGGCGCATACACATGACTATATTACAACTGGTCAAGAGGATTCAAAGTTTGGCTTTGGTTTGTTAAATGGTCAAGTGGAGCAAGCGATTGATTCTGTACTAAAATCTAATTCTATTCATTTATTAGGTATTCATTGTCATATCGGATCCCAAATTTTTGATACAGCTGGCTTTGTTTTGGCAGCAGAACGTGTTTTTGAAAAAATCAAAGAATGGAAAGAAAGATTTTCGTTTACCCCTGAAGTAGTAAATCTAGGTGGTGGATTTGGTATTCGTTATACAGAAGAAGATGAGCCACTACCAGCAACTTTCTATGTTGAAAAGATTGTAGATGCTGTGAAAACCCAAGTAAGTGCGATGGGCATTAGTATGCCGGAAATTTGGATTGAGCCAGGTCGTTCACTTGTAGGAGATGCAGGTACAACTTTATATACAATTGGATCTCAAAAAACAGTTCCTAACATTAGACAATATGTGGCTATTGATGGTGGTATGAGTGATAACATCAGACCGGCATTATATCAAGCGAAATATGAGGCCGTATTAGCAAATCGTGTGACAGAAAAACATGATAAGCCTGTGTCAATTGCGGGAAAATGCTGTGAAAGCGGAGATATGTTAATTTGGGATTTACCTTTACCAGAGGTGAAACCGGATGATATTTTAGCTGTATTTTGTACGGGTGCTTATGGATACTCAATGGCAAACAATTATAATAGAATTCCTCGTCCTGCCGTAGTTTTTGTAGAAAATGGTGAATCTCAGCTAGTTGTTAAAAGAGAAAGCTTTGAGGATCTTATTGTAAATGACTTACCATTAAAGTCTAAAGTAACAAAATAA
- the spoVAC gene encoding stage V sporulation protein AC, whose amino-acid sequence MAKMKEDYKNQIKNYQPKPPYLLNCIKAFLVGGFICLCGQGIQNFYINVFDFSQKDAGNPTAGTLILISALLTGFGIYDKLGQFAGAGSAVPITGFANSMTSAAIEHRSEGIVLGVATNMFKLAGSVIVFGVVAAYVVGIIRYFYGLSF is encoded by the coding sequence ATGGCAAAGATGAAAGAAGATTATAAAAATCAAATTAAAAATTATCAGCCTAAACCACCATATCTACTAAATTGCATAAAAGCATTCTTAGTTGGTGGGTTTATTTGTCTATGTGGACAAGGTATTCAAAATTTCTATATTAATGTATTTGATTTCTCTCAAAAAGATGCTGGAAACCCCACAGCTGGGACACTGATTTTAATTTCTGCTTTGTTGACGGGATTTGGTATTTATGACAAGCTAGGACAATTTGCTGGAGCAGGCTCAGCAGTTCCTATAACGGGTTTCGCTAATTCCATGACAAGTGCTGCCATTGAGCATAGAAGTGAAGGAATTGTGCTAGGAGTTGCAACAAATATGTTTAAACTTGCAGGAAGCGTTATCGTATTTGGTGTTGTAGCAGCTTACGTTGTTGGAATCATTCGCTATTTTTACGGTTTATCTTTCTAA
- a CDS encoding stage V sporulation protein AB, whose product MILNNIILIIIGLSGGLVVGSGYVAFLAVLGIIPRLTQLTKTYQYIHVYEGAIILGTVITGWISLRDTTLFQSELWLIPIGLLCGVFIGMLAAALTEVLNVFPILAKRIGLGEKIVILLMAIVFGKIAGSLFHWVYFVNH is encoded by the coding sequence ATGATTCTAAATAATATTATTCTGATCATTATTGGTTTATCTGGCGGCCTTGTTGTAGGTTCGGGGTATGTTGCATTCTTAGCAGTGCTTGGAATCATCCCAAGATTAACACAGTTAACAAAGACATACCAGTACATTCACGTCTATGAAGGGGCAATTATTTTAGGAACTGTTATAACGGGATGGATTAGTTTAAGGGATACAACCCTTTTTCAATCTGAGCTATGGTTGATTCCAATTGGACTTTTATGCGGGGTATTTATTGGAATGTTAGCAGCAGCGTTAACAGAGGTTTTGAATGTTTTTCCTATTTTAGCAAAAAGAATTGGCTTGGGAGAAAAGATTGTCATTTTATTAATGGCAATTGTATTTGGGAAAATTGCTGGATCACTATTTCATTGGGTTTATTTTGTTAATCATTAA
- the spoIIAA gene encoding anti-sigma F factor antagonist, with amino-acid sequence MSLAIELDVKEAVLCIRLSGELDHHAAEELRTKVTETLAANQIQHIVLNLENLSFMDSSGLGVILGRYKQIKASGGEMVVCAISPAVKRLFDMSGLFKIIRLEEDEHKALQTLGVAS; translated from the coding sequence TTGAGTCTAGCGATTGAACTTGATGTAAAAGAAGCAGTACTTTGTATACGACTCTCAGGTGAGCTTGATCATCATGCGGCAGAAGAATTACGTACGAAGGTGACGGAAACTCTTGCAGCAAATCAGATCCAGCATATTGTATTAAATTTAGAGAATTTATCATTTATGGATAGCTCAGGTTTGGGCGTAATTCTTGGTAGATACAAACAAATTAAGGCTTCAGGTGGAGAGATGGTTGTTTGTGCAATTTCACCTGCAGTCAAACGATTATTTGATATGTCTGGTTTATTTAAGATTATTCGATTAGAAGAAGACGAGCATAAAGCGTTACAAACGTTGGGGGTGGCATCATGA
- the sigF gene encoding RNA polymerase sporulation sigma factor SigF, with amino-acid sequence MDVEVKNDQSNTQLKDHEVKELIRRSQEGDQEARDLIIQKNMRLVWSVVQRFLNRGYEPDDLFQIGSIGLLKSVDKFDLSYDVRFSTYAVPMIIGEIQRFIRDDGTVKVSRSLKELGNKIRRARDELSKTLGKVPTVAEIANHLDISPEDVVLAQEAVRAPSSIHETVYENDGDPITLLDQIADNTETKWFDKLVLKDAIRDLDERERLIVFLRYYKDQTQSEVADRLGISQVQVSRLEKKILQQMKDKMNQV; translated from the coding sequence ATGGATGTGGAGGTCAAGAACGATCAATCAAATACACAGTTAAAAGACCATGAAGTGAAGGAATTAATTCGTCGTAGTCAAGAAGGGGACCAAGAGGCACGTGATTTAATTATTCAAAAAAACATGCGTCTAGTTTGGTCTGTAGTTCAACGATTTTTGAATCGTGGATATGAACCTGATGACTTGTTCCAAATTGGAAGTATTGGTTTATTAAAATCTGTTGATAAATTTGATTTATCATATGATGTAAGGTTTTCTACCTATGCTGTGCCAATGATTATTGGGGAAATTCAACGATTTATCCGCGATGATGGAACGGTTAAAGTAAGCCGTTCATTGAAGGAATTAGGAAATAAAATACGACGAGCAAGAGATGAATTGTCAAAAACGTTGGGGAAGGTACCGACAGTTGCAGAAATTGCAAACCACCTGGATATATCACCTGAGGACGTTGTGCTAGCTCAGGAAGCGGTAAGAGCACCTTCTTCCATACATGAAACAGTTTACGAAAATGACGGAGATCCTATTACTTTGTTAGATCAGATTGCTGATAATACAGAAACAAAATGGTTTGATAAATTGGTTTTAAAGGATGCAATACGAGACTTAGATGAACGAGAAAGGCTTATCGTCTTTTTACGTTATTATAAGGATCAAACCCAATCCGAGGTGGCTGATCGACTAGGGATTTCCCAAGTTCAAGTATCAAGGTTGGAAAAGAAAATATTGCAGCAAATGAAAGATAAAATGAATCAAGTTTAA
- a CDS encoding stage V sporulation protein AE — MTNKRRVILVTDGDEYAARTIEYVASEIGGRTISQTQGNPTTLSGSQIVQLILQANNDPVFVMFDDCGLLGEGAGEVALKYVAEHPNIEVLGIIAVASKTHQTEWTRVDVSIDRFGELTEYGVDKSGLKDLELGRISGDTVYCLDQLNVPIIVGIGDIGKMARKDSVKNGCPITLKAVEVILERSGYRGNGD; from the coding sequence TTGACAAATAAACGAAGGGTCATCCTTGTTACAGATGGAGATGAGTATGCTGCAAGAACAATTGAATATGTAGCATCTGAAATAGGTGGAAGAACAATTTCGCAAACACAGGGTAATCCAACGACCTTAAGTGGGTCACAAATTGTTCAGCTTATTCTCCAGGCTAATAATGACCCTGTTTTTGTCATGTTTGATGACTGTGGTTTATTAGGAGAAGGAGCTGGAGAGGTAGCTTTAAAATATGTAGCAGAACATCCTAATATAGAAGTGCTTGGTATTATTGCTGTTGCATCAAAAACACACCAGACGGAATGGACACGGGTTGACGTAAGTATTGACCGATTTGGTGAATTAACAGAGTATGGTGTTGACAAAAGTGGACTAAAAGATCTTGAACTTGGAAGAATAAGCGGGGACACCGTGTATTGTTTAGATCAGTTAAATGTTCCTATTATTGTTGGGATTGGCGACATAGGAAAAATGGCACGGAAGGATAGTGTGAAAAACGGGTGCCCAATAACTTTAAAGGCAGTGGAAGTAATATTAGAAAGGAGCGGATATCGTGGCAACGGAGACTAA